The Alphaproteobacteria bacterium genome has a window encoding:
- a CDS encoding AMP-binding protein, protein MHMHPSGHVDSFARDNLPPPHLWPVIDAHGLNDLAYPERLNCAATLIDDALAAGHGARPAIHFADGAWSYAELADRVDRLAHVLVADMGVVSGNRVLLRGGGGPMMAAAWLAVVKAGAIAVATMPLLRARELAVIVDKAEIDFCLYEKALGDEVYAIADHAARPLVRRSFGDPAADDAVEPLMARHGAPFPAADTADDDVCLIAFTSGTTGKPKGTMHFHRDVLAICDCFPRYVLRPTADDVFIGSPPLAFTFGLGGLLLFPMRAFAATVLLPRTPQPS, encoded by the coding sequence ATGCACATGCATCCTAGCGGCCACGTCGACAGCTTCGCGCGCGACAACCTGCCGCCGCCGCACCTGTGGCCGGTGATCGATGCGCACGGCCTGAACGATCTCGCCTATCCGGAGCGGCTGAACTGCGCCGCGACGCTGATCGACGACGCGCTCGCCGCCGGCCATGGCGCCCGGCCGGCGATCCACTTCGCCGACGGCGCCTGGAGCTATGCCGAGCTGGCCGACCGGGTCGACCGGCTGGCGCATGTGCTGGTCGCCGACATGGGCGTGGTGTCGGGCAACCGCGTGCTGCTGCGCGGCGGCGGCGGCCCGATGATGGCCGCTGCCTGGCTGGCGGTGGTCAAGGCCGGCGCCATCGCGGTCGCCACCATGCCGCTGTTGCGCGCCCGCGAGCTGGCCGTGATCGTCGACAAGGCCGAAATCGATTTCTGCCTCTACGAGAAGGCGTTGGGCGACGAAGTTTACGCGATTGCCGACCACGCGGCGCGCCCGCTGGTCCGCCGCAGCTTCGGCGACCCGGCCGCCGACGACGCGGTCGAGCCGCTGATGGCGCGGCACGGCGCCCCCTTCCCGGCCGCCGACACCGCCGACGACGACGTCTGCCTGATCGCCTTCACCTCCGGCACCACCGGCAAGCCGAAGGGCACCATGCACTTCCACCGCGACGTGCTGGCGATCTGCGACTGCTTCCCGCGCTATGTGCTGCGCCCGACCGCGGACGACGTCTTCATCGGCTCGCCGCCGCTGGCCTTCACCTTCGGCCTGGGCGGGCTGCTGCTGTTCCCGATGCGCGCGTTCGCGGCGACCGTGCTGCTGCCGCGCACACCCCAGCCGAGCTGA
- a CDS encoding enoyl-CoA hydratase family protein — translation MSEHRFESAAYFAIDDAAAYRARHVRWRVDGPVGTVVLDRPARKNPLTFQSYAELRDLFRALARCDAVKTVVIAGAGGNFCSGGDVHEIIGPLLDQDMTGLLAFTRLTGDLVLAMRACPQPIVAAVDGICVGAGAILAMASDIRIGTPAAKVAFLFTRVGLAGCDMGACAMLPRIVGQGRAAELLYTGRIMPADEAERWGFFNRLVEPAGLGAAAEDTARRLAEGPTFAHGITKRMLHREWDMGLESAIEAEAQAQAICMQTNDFRRAYDAFVAKRPPAFEGD, via the coding sequence ATGTCCGAGCACCGCTTTGAGTCCGCCGCATACTTCGCCATCGACGACGCCGCGGCCTATCGCGCCCGGCACGTGCGCTGGCGGGTCGACGGCCCGGTCGGTACCGTCGTGCTCGACCGGCCGGCGCGCAAGAACCCGCTGACCTTCCAGTCCTATGCCGAGCTGCGCGACCTGTTCCGCGCCCTGGCGCGCTGCGACGCCGTCAAGACCGTCGTGATCGCTGGCGCCGGCGGCAACTTCTGCTCCGGCGGCGACGTGCACGAGATCATCGGCCCCCTGCTCGACCAGGACATGACCGGCCTGCTGGCCTTCACGCGGCTGACCGGCGACCTGGTGCTGGCGATGCGTGCCTGCCCGCAGCCGATCGTCGCCGCGGTCGACGGCATCTGCGTCGGCGCCGGCGCCATCCTCGCCATGGCCTCGGACATCCGCATCGGCACGCCGGCGGCGAAGGTCGCGTTCCTGTTCACCCGCGTCGGACTGGCCGGCTGCGACATGGGCGCCTGCGCGATGCTGCCGCGCATCGTCGGCCAGGGCCGGGCGGCCGAGCTGCTCTACACCGGCCGCATCATGCCGGCCGACGAGGCGGAGCGCTGGGGCTTCTTCAACCGGCTGGTCGAACCCGCCGGGCTGGGCGCGGCGGCCGAGGACACCGCGCGCCGGCTGGCCGAGGGGCCGACCTTCGCCCACGGCATCACCAAGCGGATGCTGCACCGCGAATGGGACATGGGGCTGGAATCCGCCATCGAGGCGGAGGCGCAGGCCCAGGCGATCTGCATGCAGACCAACGACTTCCGCCGCGCCTACGACGCCTTCGTCGCCAAGCGCCCGCCGGCGTTCGAGGGCGATTGA
- a CDS encoding SDR family NAD(P)-dependent oxidoreductase, with amino-acid sequence MADTRRPLAGQTALVTGGSRGIGAAIADALAADGASLWITGRNETVLAAVAADLARRHDVPVRHARCDVTAPQDIDALAAAIGTACPRLEILVNNAGAADSIAFDKLDEGFWQRMLDTNLTSVYRVGRALLPLLRRAEDGARIVNVASTAGLVGFPYVTAYCAAKHGVVGLTRALAAELARDGITVNAVCPGYTDTELVDQAVATITAKTGMNASRARDGLIANVPIGRYIRPAEVAAAVRWLCQAEAAGVTGTAIPIAGGAVT; translated from the coding sequence GTGGCCGACACACGCCGTCCGCTTGCCGGCCAGACCGCGCTGGTCACCGGCGGCAGCCGCGGAATCGGCGCCGCCATCGCCGACGCCCTCGCCGCCGACGGCGCGTCGCTGTGGATCACCGGACGCAACGAGACCGTGCTGGCGGCAGTGGCCGCCGATCTCGCCCGCCGCCACGACGTGCCGGTGCGTCATGCCCGCTGCGACGTGACCGCGCCGCAGGACATCGATGCGCTGGCGGCCGCCATCGGCACGGCGTGTCCGCGGCTCGAGATCCTGGTCAACAACGCCGGCGCCGCCGACAGCATCGCCTTCGACAAGCTGGACGAGGGGTTCTGGCAGCGGATGCTGGACACCAACCTGACCAGCGTCTACCGCGTCGGCCGGGCGCTGCTGCCGCTGCTGCGGCGGGCGGAGGACGGTGCGCGCATCGTCAACGTCGCCTCGACGGCGGGGCTGGTCGGCTTTCCCTATGTCACGGCCTATTGCGCCGCCAAGCACGGCGTCGTCGGCCTGACCCGCGCTCTGGCCGCCGAGCTGGCCCGCGACGGCATCACCGTCAACGCGGTCTGCCCGGGCTATACCGATACCGAGCTGGTCGACCAGGCGGTGGCGACGATCACGGCGAAGACGGGCATGAACGCGAGCCGCGCCCGCGACGGCCTGATCGCGAACGTGCCGATCGGTCGCTACATCCGACCGGCCGAGGTCGCGGCCGCGGTCCGCTGGCTGTGCCAGGCGGAGGCCGCCGGCGTCACCGGCACCGCGATCCCGATCGCCGGCGGCGCGGTGACCTGA
- a CDS encoding Lrp/AsnC ligand binding domain-containing protein has product MQTIFIMVKSELGRSYDVADAAVDVEGVSEVYSISGQYDLLMKCYLEDDRDIGHFVNQEIQTLPGVKDTFTLITFKAFA; this is encoded by the coding sequence ATGCAGACGATCTTCATCATGGTCAAGAGCGAGCTCGGCCGGTCCTACGACGTTGCCGACGCCGCGGTCGATGTCGAAGGCGTGTCGGAAGTCTATTCTATTTCAGGTCAGTACGACCTGTTGATGAAGTGCTACCTTGAGGACGATCGCGATATCGGCCACTTCGTCAACCAGGAGATCCAGACCCTGCCGGGGGTCAAGGACACGTTCACGCTGATCACGTTCAAGGCCTTCGCCTGA